ttgaaaattgaaatccaacGTTGAAAACTGACCCAATACACGACAGCTTTCCTCCTCCTTCAACTATAATTacgtcatttttcaacatacctgaaacataataaaaaaaaaaaaaaaaaaaaaaaaaaaaaaaacgcatttaaTATACTTACTAAGTAATTTCGTACATAATTAAATTATGTAACCAAATTAGCCcttgaattaaaaatacctacacctaACCCTTGaatcataatttttctaatCGTATTCGTTGATTTAATTACAGAATATTTACCCGAAGCCATCAAAGCCGAATGTGCTCAGTGTACCGATAAACAAAAGGAAGGTGCCAAGAAAGTCGTCAGATACTTGACCGAAAACAAGAAAGACCAATGGAAGGCGTTGATGGACAAATGGGACCCAGACCACAAATACAGAGAAAAATACGAAGCCAGAATCCAAGATATCCTCAACTCGTAAGAGAATCTCTTTACTCAACACTTGAACAGACTGTGTTACTGGTCATATACCTACATCTCGACAAATGTTTTACCCTTTCTCAAATTTCTGtgttattttgaacaatttattaGTATTTTAAGTGATTAATAAAAACCGTATTTATTTgctatggaatttttttgtttagttttatTCGCTTCGGTTGAACGAAGAAAGTATTaatttgagaacatttttcgaagaagaaatgtgattttgaaaaaaaggcaggAGAATTGTGGAGAATGGAGGAGGGGTGAATAATACTTCTACATACTCGAGGAATATATTTTGGCACTTTTGATGGTGATCAGGGTTTCCTAAAACTAGCTAATTAATGCCCTTTGGCTAAAACATTACTTGAGTAAAATTTAGAaccaaaaaaagcaattttGAGAACCACTAAAATTACAATCTCCGTCAAcacttgaaaatatgtacctacttattttcaacaaaaaaataccaaaatgaagCTACTAAATAGTCAACAAAACAATAAACTTTGTTCTAAAATTTACACTTTCAAAGAacaaattattctgaaaaataatcttGATTCTTGAAATACAAcgaagaaaatatgaaaatagctGAACCATCACGATGataattttcctaatttttttaatccaattaCCCACAGTCTGCAATTTTTGAGGGTAATATTTCGCATAAATATACTCACCTGATTAAAATATAAGTGTACACCTGGCATGAGTCGACGactgcaaaattcaaaattcacataTTGACACGATCGCGACAAGGTCatcgaaaaaataaagagaaaaaacgaGCTGTACGAACTGCAAACGACAATATTTTACcctgaaaattaaaacaacacGATTAATTAAACCCATATTATAATAGAAAACATTTCTCGTAATCGTTTCATTtccttaattaaaaattttttaaaaatgttacaaaaactTCGAAATATCGCGCCACGTAAGtgtaacaaaaaattgttttcggtGGATTTATCGCGGTTTTAAAATCAGGACACGACTACGAAAGTACCTGACTAAAATACTTAtgcattttcgtcgaaatattaaGCTATACCTTTAGCTTTCTTCcttcgagtattttttattgGATCATTTTAGGCGATATTAAGCGTGATAATACACGATCGAGTTATTTTATTGGAGCAGCATTGACAATGACATTGTTAATATGTATTTCTGAAACATACAGACAAATATTACGTCATCGAGTCATTTATTATGTTGCGAAGTTAACAAAAGAGTACGATAAAATGATAATCACCTTTGGTGGGGTTTACGTACGATATTATCTTCAATTCGTATCGCAGAACGTAGGCCACAGGCCTACCTATTTGAAACCGTACAAAAGGAAACTATAAGATTAGACATATCGCTCGAAAGGTGAATCATCGATATTATcagtagaattgaaaaaatgttagatGAGACATCTGAAACAATAcatatgagattttttttcaaattattatttcgatccattaaaaaataaatagctAATATAACTTAACGTTAAAATGACTTCTGTACGTAGacgtataggtactcgtacataaataattgaaataaaataacacaTAAGATACGCTTATCATTAGAATTAAATCCGTGTAAGACACCACAAAAATATTAGTATACAAAAGATTCAATTATCATTGAACCTAgtatacgtactcgtaattGCGAAAGTTTCCCTCAACATACCACACCACGTTCAAGGTTAATGAATTAAACAAGTGTTAAATATGTTACATGATCATCATCTTTGAAATAGTACTATACAGTATCTATTTAATGAGAAGATATCTCTATCGCCGAAAAACATAAAATCCGACACGAGTAATTACCTACTCGACTCGAGtctaataattattatttttagatCATTAACGAGATaagatttattttattctttggTATGATTTGtttgtatgtataggtaggtaccaccAAACACGTAAActtgggtgaaaaaattttttatttggtagGTTCTCGACTTCGCCAAGTTCAAAATATGCAAGTACATAttgttgtaattatttttatagaattttttcaggtgttttggtttatgaaaaagtacctaggtactcgtacctgAACAGTTGGGCTTACTTAattggtgaatatttttttcgcagaattttggTGTTTattgcttaaattttttctcaattagaAGCCTAATTgaaaacatacctacatagTACAACATACATAAGTACATGTACCTTACGTACTTATctgaataggtaagtaaaaagCTGCATGCTTGTTCAATGTTCACATGTTCACAGCTAATGGATAGTACATATAGTGGATCAAGAAAAGGAAACGAACTTCATTAAAACTGCATTATCTAGTCCAATGGTTCAGGAAGGTAAGTCTATTGCAAGTatctatgaaaaaatcaaacaaaaaaaattattaattaaataattactcATCTTCAATTTACCTGACGCAGAATtagaaacaaatttcaaaatgaaagaaccGACTTCAGCAGGACTTTtggcaggacatttttcaaacatttgatgACTTCATTTTCAGGCGGGGGAcggaaggaagggagggagggaggatcAATGATACATTTACTATTTCGATTTATCATTAGCAAGGCATTCTGCAAACGTCGTTTACGAATTTCTTGGGGGTAAGAGAAGGGTCGAAACTTTACACATAATTTCGTACTTTTTACGcctttttcagtaattttttcgtaggtatacctaagtaAATGATTATTATAAATGGTTTCTGTGATTATCAACACACCCCTctattctccccccccccccgtccaagtgccagaaaatttttcaactaagaTAATACATATTAGCCACACAATTTTTCTTTAATCGAGAGCAAAAAACGAAGAGAACAATTTCCTGTCCGAACAAAGCGAGgacgaaaacttttgaaaatttacaatttgtgaggaCAATGTTGATCCCAAGATTGAAAGGCAAACAACCACctcatttcaatttcaggttTTGTAAAAGTTGACATCATAATGATATCTGTTCACTTTTCAACTTACCCACCGAACATTAATTCGAAGCCATTTCAACTAAGTACTTAGTAATTTGGAATTTGGGTTAGgtaggaaaaaatttgatttaagtACGTGATCAAATTTTCCTCACTTCTGGATGGGAAATTCATCTTgatatgaagttgaaaatccatTCCAACATTTCTTTCTTCACACTCCATTTTAGATTTTAATCTTCAAGTTGAGTAACATGttgatctgaaatttaaaatgcgAAATAAATAGAAACTGAACTGTACatcacaattcaaaaatttttcaaaattcacccaattatatgtataagtagactaaataaaaattttaataattaaatcaGTGGAAGTTCTCAAACCTACttattaaaaaaccagtggAAGTGACAgacgggtcattccatgtcaactcaaccaaaaaaaggcgattttgaaagtcatgtctttcgattttggtcaaattttttttacagtatctacccacccagtaagtaagaaagccgcaatcagtttggtcccagccccctcagggggcgggtgggggggcttccattatttttacattgtctcgaggtactcaacttcagcagcccattcctccaaaactatgatattttgatcaaaactgatttcacagttcgaaagggcattgaattttgaactttttaagtatttcgaaattttcaaaagttgaaagttgaactttcaatttgaaagttcaaattttaaaatggcgctgtaagtgggagctaccatttaaaattttgaaaaaatttccatagatgtacattttgatacttttttgaaatatttaggtttcgagatggaactcttgacggaggggaagcacccccacccccaattttgggcgaaactttcaaaagaaaatctggggcatgtgatatatcgaattgtatgttatcggcgacgctgaacacgaatatggggGCCGTGGACCGgcccaatcacaaatctgacgtcatattcgtgttcagcgtcaccaaaaacatactattccatgtgtcacacgaacaaaacgcttttttaaacttttaccccctttgaggaggtgctgggggccgtggatggggtcctatcaaaaatctgatgtcatattcgtgttcagcgtcgccgataacatacaattcgatatatcacatgccccagattttcttttgaaagtttcacccaaaattgggggtgggggtgctccctctccgtcaagagttccatctcgaaacctaaaaatttcaaaaaagtatcaaaatgtacatctatggaaattttttcgaaattttaaatggtagctcccacttacagcgccattttaaaatttgaactttcaaattgaaagttcaactttcaacttttgaaaatttcgaaatacttaaaaagttcaaaattcaatgccctttcgaactgtgaaatcagttttgatcaaagtatcatagttttggaggaatgggctgctaaagttgagtacctcgagacaatgtgaaaataatggaagcccccccacccgccccctgagggggctgggaccaaactgattgcggctttcttacttactgggtgggtagatactgtaaaaaaaatttgaacaaaatcgaaggacatgatccaaaaacgttggttgagttgacatggaatgacccagacatcatttaaatcagtggaagttctcaaacctattaaaaaaccagtggtagtgacagaaactgtttcaaaccagtggtagtgacagacactgtttaaaaccagtggaaGTTCTcaaacctattaaaaaaccagtggtagtgacagacactgtttaaaactagtggtaatgacagacacagtttaaaaccagtggtag
The sequence above is a segment of the Planococcus citri chromosome 3, ihPlaCitr1.1, whole genome shotgun sequence genome. Coding sequences within it:
- the LOC135841875 gene encoding ejaculatory bulb-specific protein 3-like translates to MSKFVLLALCLVAVGSALADDEKFTDKYDNVDIDEILKNDRLFNSYYKCLMDQGKCTAEGADLKKYLPEAIKAECAQCTDKQKEGAKKVVRYLTENKKDQWKALMDKWDPDHKYREKYEARIQDILNS